Proteins from one Legionella taurinensis genomic window:
- a CDS encoding M4 family metallopeptidase, producing MRIRVLCIVSLGCLSGMAFAATGELMWGESNSLLQQYQSIPLHRPSLLTPLKSMADSPYQLRLQSTAPQHARYQILFKGLPVWGYQLIFHQKDNQPVWVSGMNVRGLEETIKTSKGLLSAQQLRKRVLAKVKGPVKWFHHQKVIYLDNQQQAHLAYHMAYYTHAPDHALRAPEMLVDANTGLVLKAWDAVHREQWGQGLGGNAFPLPYRPGSFQHGDALPGLPSLGKFEVRVNDGRCYVESDSLRVINMANLPLGYEAFPISTEDEKTYELTAFSYACDPSSYYLNYNDANTGPVNYSFSPVNDAMYFATQTLAMYEKKYQQRNPLGRDLPLRVYTHLSEMDNAFAIPTVSLDGRLMAHQQIIIGNGHQFLTAPAQTVIAHELSHNFTALHAALVYEGQSGAINEAFSDMAAIALQDYIRQSYPWYWDGLDWTIGREAVLGGAPLRYMDEPSKDGMSIEHAREYTDDLDVHLSSGVYNKAFYLLANKPGWTVQKAFQVMIDANRFYWSPIAYYDFAACGVIQAARDRQWDTAAVREAFAEVGVLCPVLPKPDAQGKRA from the coding sequence ATGAGAATAAGAGTGCTTTGTATCGTCTCACTGGGTTGTCTGTCGGGCATGGCTTTTGCTGCCACCGGAGAACTGATGTGGGGCGAAAGTAACAGTCTCCTGCAGCAATACCAGAGTATTCCGCTTCATCGACCTTCCCTCCTCACTCCGCTCAAAAGCATGGCGGATAGCCCCTATCAGTTGCGTTTGCAATCAACTGCCCCGCAGCATGCCCGGTATCAGATTCTTTTTAAAGGCCTTCCCGTTTGGGGTTATCAGTTGATCTTTCATCAAAAGGATAACCAGCCGGTTTGGGTTAGCGGGATGAATGTCCGTGGGTTGGAGGAAACAATTAAAACGTCAAAGGGGTTATTGTCGGCACAGCAGCTTAGAAAGCGAGTGCTGGCGAAAGTCAAAGGACCCGTGAAATGGTTTCATCATCAAAAGGTTATCTACCTCGATAACCAGCAGCAAGCCCACCTCGCTTACCACATGGCTTATTACACCCATGCACCGGACCATGCGTTGCGTGCACCCGAGATGCTGGTGGATGCCAATACGGGTCTGGTATTAAAAGCATGGGATGCCGTTCATCGTGAACAATGGGGTCAGGGTCTCGGTGGGAACGCGTTCCCCTTGCCTTACCGCCCTGGGTCTTTTCAACACGGTGACGCCCTGCCCGGCTTGCCTTCGCTGGGAAAATTTGAAGTCAGGGTAAACGACGGACGGTGTTATGTCGAGAGTGATTCCTTGCGCGTCATTAACATGGCCAATTTACCACTCGGTTATGAAGCGTTCCCCATCAGTACGGAAGACGAAAAAACGTATGAATTAACCGCATTTTCCTATGCCTGCGATCCCTCCTCGTATTACCTTAATTACAATGATGCCAACACCGGGCCAGTCAATTATTCCTTTTCCCCGGTGAACGATGCCATGTACTTTGCCACACAGACGCTGGCAATGTATGAGAAGAAGTATCAGCAACGAAATCCCCTGGGCAGGGATTTACCTCTGCGGGTTTACACGCACTTGTCTGAAATGGACAATGCTTTTGCCATTCCCACGGTGTCTTTGGATGGCCGGTTGATGGCCCATCAACAAATCATTATTGGCAATGGCCATCAGTTTCTGACCGCTCCGGCACAAACGGTCATTGCCCATGAATTATCCCATAATTTTACCGCACTTCATGCGGCTTTGGTGTATGAGGGCCAGTCAGGGGCCATTAACGAAGCGTTTTCTGATATGGCAGCCATCGCCCTGCAGGACTACATACGACAGAGCTACCCCTGGTATTGGGACGGCCTGGACTGGACGATAGGGCGTGAGGCCGTGCTTGGTGGGGCGCCTTTACGTTACATGGATGAGCCGAGTAAAGACGGCATGTCCATCGAGCATGCCAGGGAGTATACCGATGATCTGGATGTGCATTTAAGCAGCGGCGTTTACAATAAAGCCTTTTACCTCCTCGCCAATAAACCGGGTTGGACCGTGCAGAAGGCCTTTCAGGTGATGATTGATGCCAATCGGTTTTATTGGTCCCCTATCGCCTATTACGATTTTGCTGCCTGCGGTGTCATTCAGGCCGCACGTGATCGCCAATGGGATACCGCTGCTGTCCGGGAGGCCTTTGCCGAGGTGGGGGTTCTTTGTCCGGTTCTCCCCAAGCCGGATGCTCAGGGTAAAAGAGCTTGA